One genomic window of Phoenix dactylifera cultivar Barhee BC4 unplaced genomic scaffold, palm_55x_up_171113_PBpolish2nd_filt_p 000097F, whole genome shotgun sequence includes the following:
- the LOC103704928 gene encoding serine/threonine-protein kinase/endoribonuclease IRE1a isoform X3 has translation MARKPTVNKSVVTVGAITTNMYILEADSGMVVYTDQVSGSKTTVEVPWVEGKSVSYRDAKTSNYIIVMRTNYFLNSSNFGKFLWSLKKSDITAYMTFESAREHELPSNMDNKLELPPMDRKDIPVILLSGDGKLKGASHDNYMLPLAAHLKSDITLDEEHGKEASGNLPLSVCNTADSCSLAPVAAPEQISVELCSHLNCHLETERVLNSPDDKLVSVSTLEDSPETADGSLGNKDIAEPNTNRMILWRSQFQNPVPMPYDNTKNLKTLEKSREGLNNGLEVKYYADEQTFSIIFSEASFGVIALLLIPLVSSFTALCYLKLRVSAKYDKNMTDLRGRQSAVPKKRKARKAGNVKNGVISNNDREVSSENDNYETDKFTHIQNKERYSFVNLSRADDAVNGRWVGRLFVSNSEIGRGSNGTVVFEGVYDGRPVAVKRLLLAHHDVAFKEIQNLIASDSHPNIVRWYGVEQDLDFVYISLERCACSLSDLIQVYSDSSPTLSESPTSNSVTEHKVQLNYWKSSEKDIELWKENGLPSSQLIKLMRDVVSGLAHLHELGIIHRDLKPQNVLISTDRSLNAKLSDMGISKRLLEDMSSLSRHATGYGSSGWQAPEQLLHGRQTRAVDLFSLGCILFYCITKGKHPFGNYFERDSNIINNRIDLFLVDHIPEAVHLLSHLLDPDPKLRPNAIEVLDHPFFWSSEMRLSFLRDTSDRIELEDRENKSELMEAIENATSVAFGGKWNEKLDAAFITDMGRYRKYKFDCMRDLLRVIRNKLNHYRELPKELQEILGPVPEGFDRYFSSRFPKLLIEVYRVVSTYCREEDSFSKYFKISPI, from the exons ATGGCCAGAAAACCAACAGTAAATAAGTCTGTTGTTACTGTTGGGGCAATAACGACAAATATGTATATTCTTGAAGCTGATAGTGGGATGGTTGTTTATACAGATCAGGTGTCTGGTAGTAAGACCACAGTTGAGGTGCCTTGGGTTGAAGGGAAGTCTGTTTCATACCGAGATGCTAAAACTTCTAACTATATAATCGTGATGAGGACAAATTACTTTCTGAACTCTTCAAATTTTGGGAAATTTTTGTGGAGTTTGAAGAAATCTGATATCACCGCGTACATGACTTTTGAGAGCGCACGGGAGCATGAGCTACCTTCTAATATGGATAATAAGTTAGAGTTGCCACCCATGGACCGAAAAGATATTCCTGTCATCTTGCTTAGCGGTGATGGCAAACTAAAAGGGGCAAGTCATGATAATTATATGCTCCCCTTAGCAGCTCATTTGAAAAGTGACATCACTTTGGATGAAGAACATGGAAAGGAAGCATCTGGTAATCTGCCACTGAGTGTGTGCAATACTGCTGATAGTTGCTCACTGGCACCTGTTGCTGCTCCTGAACAGATTTCTGTGGAGTTGTGTTCCCATCTAAATTGTCATTTGGAAACTGAACGCGTACTGAACTCACCAGATGACAAGCTTGTATCTGTTAGTACTTTAGAAGACTCACCTGAAACTGCAGATGGATCTCTAGGAAACAAGGATATTGCTGAACCAAATACCAACAGAATGATTTTGTGGAGATCTCAATTCCAAAATCCTGTACCAATGCCATATGACAATACAAAgaatttaaaaactttagaaAAATCACGTGAAGGGCTGAATAATGGTTTAGAGGTAAAATATTATGCTGATGAACAAACTTTCTCCATTATATTTTCTGAGGCTAGTTTTGGAGTTATTGCATTGTTATTGATCCCATTAGTATCTTCCTTTACTGCACTGTGTTATTTAAAGCTGAGAGTCTCAGCCAAATATGATAAAAATATGACTGATTTGAGGGGGAGACAGTCTGCAgttccaaagaaaagaaaagctcgaAAGGCTGGAAATGTTAAAAATGGTGTTATTAGTAACAATGACAGGGAAGTTTCATCTGAAAATGATAACTATGAAACTGATAAGTTCACACACATCCAAAACAAGGAGAGATACTCATTTGTAAATCTCAGCAGAGCTGATGATGCTGTTAATGGTCGTTGGGTTGGCAGACTTTTTGTGTCAAATTCTGAAATTGGCAGGGGGAGCAATGGAACTGTTGTTTTTGAAGGGGTTTATGATGGTCGTCCAGTTGCTGTCAAACGCCTTCTGCTTGCGCATCATGATGTGGCCTTTAAGGAGATTCAGAATCTTATAGCTTCTGATAGCCACCCAAATATTGTTCGATGGTATGGAGTAGAGCAAGATCTTGATTTTGTTTATATCTCACTGGAGCGCTGTGCTTGCAGCCTAAGCGATCTAATTCAAGTATACTCAGATTCCTCTCCAACATTGTCCGAGAGTCCAACTTCAAACTCTGTAACCGAGCATAAAGTCCAGTTGAACTATTGGAAAAGTAGTGAAAAGGATATTGAACTGTGGAAGGAAAATGGGCTTCCTTCGTCCCAACTCATAAAACTGATGAG AGATGTTGTTTCTGGTCTCGCACATTTGCATGAACTGGGAATCATACATCGGGATTTAAAACCTCAGAATGTGTTAATAAGCACTGATAGGTCCCTCAATGCAAAACTTTCTGATATGGGTATCAGCAAACGCCTTCTTGAGGACATGTCTTCCTTAAGCCGTCATGCTACTG GGTATGGTAGCTCTGGCTggcaagcacctgagcagcttCTCCATGGGCGTCAGACTCGTGCAGTGGACTTATTCAGTTTGGGgtgcattcttttctattgtattACAAAAGGTAAACATCCATTTGGAAATTATTTTGAAAGAGATtcgaacattatcaacaatCGCATCGACCTCTTTTTGGTGGATCATATACCAGAAGCTGTACATCTTCTTTCTCACCTGTTAGACCCTGACCCAAAATTGAG GCCAAATGCAATAGAAGTACTGGATCACCCTTTCTTCTGGAGTTCTGAAATGCGCCTTTCATTTCTTCGAGACACAAGTGACAGGATTGAATTAGAAGACAGGGAAAATAAATCGGAACTTATGGAAGCTATAGAAAATGCTACATCAGTGGCATTTGGCGGGAAATGGAATGAAAAGTTGGATGCCGCATTTATTACGGATATGGGTCgttatagaaaatataaattTGACTGCATGCGCGACCTGCTAcgagtaataagaaacaagttAAATCATTACAGAGAACTTCCAAAAGAGCTTCAG GAAATACTCGGGCCAGTACCTGAAGGATTTGATAGGTACTTCTCAAGTCGATTCCCAAAGCTGCTGATTGAAGTATACCGAGTGGTTTCCACATACTGCAGGGAAGAGGACTCCTTCAGCAAATATTTTAAGATTAGTCCAATATAA
- the LOC103704928 gene encoding serine/threonine-protein kinase/endoribonuclease IRE1a isoform X1, which produces MRPQPSSFLAVLLFLLVLAGCLFAGVLPPLVSRPAADGEGWGPASFPPPLLSVPPGDSGIEAPVIPELERQVQELDGSVRLKTPSSGARAGSRTHFRSDSDDGRALLVHVDGTIYLMDTKSRTMHWKLSTGSPILYSEQSLSSSGLSEYFMDFDEDWNFYEYSKHTGKRIFDSTFEDYVTKMARKPTVNKSVVTVGAITTNMYILEADSGMVVYTDQVSGSKTTVEVPWVEGKSVSYRDAKTSNYIIVMRTNYFLNSSNFGKFLWSLKKSDITAYMTFESAREHELPSNMDNKLELPPMDRKDIPVILLSGDGKLKGASHDNYMLPLAAHLKSDITLDEEHGKEASGNLPLSVCNTADSCSLAPVAAPEQISVELCSHLNCHLETERVLNSPDDKLVSVSTLEDSPETADGSLGNKDIAEPNTNRMILWRSQFQNPVPMPYDNTKNLKTLEKSREGLNNGLEVKYYADEQTFSIIFSEASFGVIALLLIPLVSSFTALCYLKLRVSAKYDKNMTDLRGRQSAVPKKRKARKAGNVKNGVISNNDREVSSENDNYETDKFTHIQNKERYSFVNLSRADDAVNGRWVGRLFVSNSEIGRGSNGTVVFEGVYDGRPVAVKRLLLAHHDVAFKEIQNLIASDSHPNIVRWYGVEQDLDFVYISLERCACSLSDLIQVYSDSSPTLSESPTSNSVTEHKVQLNYWKSSEKDIELWKENGLPSSQLIKLMRDVVSGLAHLHELGIIHRDLKPQNVLISTDRSLNAKLSDMGISKRLLEDMSSLSRHATGYGSSGWQAPEQLLHGRQTRAVDLFSLGCILFYCITKGKHPFGNYFERDSNIINNRIDLFLVDHIPEAVHLLSHLLDPDPKLRPNAIEVLDHPFFWSSEMRLSFLRDTSDRIELEDRENKSELMEAIENATSVAFGGKWNEKLDAAFITDMGRYRKYKFDCMRDLLRVIRNKLNHYRELPKELQEILGPVPEGFDRYFSSRFPKLLIEVYRVVSTYCREEDSFSKYFKISPI; this is translated from the exons ATGAGGCCGCAGCCGTCGTCGTTCCTTGCcgttctcctcttcctcctggTCCTCGCCGGGTGCCTCTTCGCCGGCGTCCTCCCACCGCTGGTATCACGGCCGGCGGCGGATGGCGAGGGCTGGGGGCCTGCTTCTTTTCCGCCTCCCCTCCTTTCTGTTCCTCCCGGCGATTCTGGCATTGAAGCTCCGGTGATCCCGGAATTGGAACGGCAGGTGCAAGAGCTGGATGGTTCTGTCCGGCTGAAGACTCCTTCTTCCGGCGCAAGAGCTGGGTCGAGAACTCACTTCCGTTCTGATTCTGA TGATGGCAGAGCCCTTCTTGTACATGTTGATGGCACCATCTATTTAATGGACACCAAATCAAGGACAATGCACTGGAAACTTTCTACAGGTTCCCCAATTCTATACTCAGAGCAATCTCTTTCAAGTAGTGGTCTTTCAGAATATtttatggattttgatgaagacTGGAACTTTTATGAATATAGCAAGCACACTGGTAAAAGG ATATTTGATTCGACATTTGAAGACTATGTCACCAAAATGGCCAGAAAACCAACAGTAAATAAGTCTGTTGTTACTGTTGGGGCAATAACGACAAATATGTATATTCTTGAAGCTGATAGTGGGATGGTTGTTTATACAGATCAGGTGTCTGGTAGTAAGACCACAGTTGAGGTGCCTTGGGTTGAAGGGAAGTCTGTTTCATACCGAGATGCTAAAACTTCTAACTATATAATCGTGATGAGGACAAATTACTTTCTGAACTCTTCAAATTTTGGGAAATTTTTGTGGAGTTTGAAGAAATCTGATATCACCGCGTACATGACTTTTGAGAGCGCACGGGAGCATGAGCTACCTTCTAATATGGATAATAAGTTAGAGTTGCCACCCATGGACCGAAAAGATATTCCTGTCATCTTGCTTAGCGGTGATGGCAAACTAAAAGGGGCAAGTCATGATAATTATATGCTCCCCTTAGCAGCTCATTTGAAAAGTGACATCACTTTGGATGAAGAACATGGAAAGGAAGCATCTGGTAATCTGCCACTGAGTGTGTGCAATACTGCTGATAGTTGCTCACTGGCACCTGTTGCTGCTCCTGAACAGATTTCTGTGGAGTTGTGTTCCCATCTAAATTGTCATTTGGAAACTGAACGCGTACTGAACTCACCAGATGACAAGCTTGTATCTGTTAGTACTTTAGAAGACTCACCTGAAACTGCAGATGGATCTCTAGGAAACAAGGATATTGCTGAACCAAATACCAACAGAATGATTTTGTGGAGATCTCAATTCCAAAATCCTGTACCAATGCCATATGACAATACAAAgaatttaaaaactttagaaAAATCACGTGAAGGGCTGAATAATGGTTTAGAGGTAAAATATTATGCTGATGAACAAACTTTCTCCATTATATTTTCTGAGGCTAGTTTTGGAGTTATTGCATTGTTATTGATCCCATTAGTATCTTCCTTTACTGCACTGTGTTATTTAAAGCTGAGAGTCTCAGCCAAATATGATAAAAATATGACTGATTTGAGGGGGAGACAGTCTGCAgttccaaagaaaagaaaagctcgaAAGGCTGGAAATGTTAAAAATGGTGTTATTAGTAACAATGACAGGGAAGTTTCATCTGAAAATGATAACTATGAAACTGATAAGTTCACACACATCCAAAACAAGGAGAGATACTCATTTGTAAATCTCAGCAGAGCTGATGATGCTGTTAATGGTCGTTGGGTTGGCAGACTTTTTGTGTCAAATTCTGAAATTGGCAGGGGGAGCAATGGAACTGTTGTTTTTGAAGGGGTTTATGATGGTCGTCCAGTTGCTGTCAAACGCCTTCTGCTTGCGCATCATGATGTGGCCTTTAAGGAGATTCAGAATCTTATAGCTTCTGATAGCCACCCAAATATTGTTCGATGGTATGGAGTAGAGCAAGATCTTGATTTTGTTTATATCTCACTGGAGCGCTGTGCTTGCAGCCTAAGCGATCTAATTCAAGTATACTCAGATTCCTCTCCAACATTGTCCGAGAGTCCAACTTCAAACTCTGTAACCGAGCATAAAGTCCAGTTGAACTATTGGAAAAGTAGTGAAAAGGATATTGAACTGTGGAAGGAAAATGGGCTTCCTTCGTCCCAACTCATAAAACTGATGAG AGATGTTGTTTCTGGTCTCGCACATTTGCATGAACTGGGAATCATACATCGGGATTTAAAACCTCAGAATGTGTTAATAAGCACTGATAGGTCCCTCAATGCAAAACTTTCTGATATGGGTATCAGCAAACGCCTTCTTGAGGACATGTCTTCCTTAAGCCGTCATGCTACTG GGTATGGTAGCTCTGGCTggcaagcacctgagcagcttCTCCATGGGCGTCAGACTCGTGCAGTGGACTTATTCAGTTTGGGgtgcattcttttctattgtattACAAAAGGTAAACATCCATTTGGAAATTATTTTGAAAGAGATtcgaacattatcaacaatCGCATCGACCTCTTTTTGGTGGATCATATACCAGAAGCTGTACATCTTCTTTCTCACCTGTTAGACCCTGACCCAAAATTGAG GCCAAATGCAATAGAAGTACTGGATCACCCTTTCTTCTGGAGTTCTGAAATGCGCCTTTCATTTCTTCGAGACACAAGTGACAGGATTGAATTAGAAGACAGGGAAAATAAATCGGAACTTATGGAAGCTATAGAAAATGCTACATCAGTGGCATTTGGCGGGAAATGGAATGAAAAGTTGGATGCCGCATTTATTACGGATATGGGTCgttatagaaaatataaattTGACTGCATGCGCGACCTGCTAcgagtaataagaaacaagttAAATCATTACAGAGAACTTCCAAAAGAGCTTCAG GAAATACTCGGGCCAGTACCTGAAGGATTTGATAGGTACTTCTCAAGTCGATTCCCAAAGCTGCTGATTGAAGTATACCGAGTGGTTTCCACATACTGCAGGGAAGAGGACTCCTTCAGCAAATATTTTAAGATTAGTCCAATATAA
- the LOC103704928 gene encoding serine/threonine-protein kinase/endoribonuclease IRE1a isoform X2 translates to MRPQPSSFLAVLLFLLVLAGCLFAGVLPPLVSRPAADGEGWGPASFPPPLLSVPPGDSGIEAPVIPELERQVQELDGSVRLKTPSSGARAGSRTHFRSDSDDGRALLVHVDGTIYLMDTKSRTMHWKLSTGSPILYSEQSLSSSGLSEYFMDFDEDWNFYEYSKHTGKRIFDSTFEDYVTKMARKPTVNKSVVTVGAITTNMYILEADSGMVVYTDQVSGSKTTVEVPWVEGKSVSYRDAKTSNYIIVMRTNYFLNSSNFGKFLWSLKKSDITAYMTFESAREHELPSNMDNKLELPPMDRKDIPVILLSGDGKLKGASHDNYMLPLAAHLKSDITLDEEHGKEASGNLPLSVCNTADSCSLAPVAAPEQISVELCSHLNCHLETERVLNSPDDKLVSVSTLEDSPETADGSLGNKDIAEPNTNRMILWRSQFQNPVPMPYDNTKNLKTLEKSREGLNNGLEVKYYADEQTFSIIFSEASFGVIALLLIPLVSSFTALCYLKLRVSAKYDKNMTDLRGRQSAVPKKRKARKAGNVKNGVISNNDREVSSENDNYETDKFTHIQNKERYSFVNLSRADDAVNGRWVGRLFVSNSEIGRGSNGTVVFEGVYDGRPVAVKRLLLAHHDVAFKEIQNLIASDSHPNIVRWYGVEQDLDFVYISLERCACSLSDLIQVYSDSSPTLSESPTSNSVTEHKVQLNYWKSSEKDIELWKENGLPSSQLIKLMRDVVSGLAHLHELGIIHRDLKPQNVLISTDRSLNAKLSDMGISKRLLEDMSSLSRHATGYGSSGWQAPEQLLHGRQTRAVDLFSLGCILFYCITKGKHPFGNYFERDSNIINNRIDLFLVDHIPEAVHLLSHLLDPDPKLRPNAIEVLDHPFFWSSEMRLSFLRDTSDRIELEDRENKSELMEAIENATSVAFGGKWNEKLDAAFITDMGRYRKYKFDCMRDLLRVIRNKLNHYRELPKELQEIHAEIICWSC, encoded by the exons ATGAGGCCGCAGCCGTCGTCGTTCCTTGCcgttctcctcttcctcctggTCCTCGCCGGGTGCCTCTTCGCCGGCGTCCTCCCACCGCTGGTATCACGGCCGGCGGCGGATGGCGAGGGCTGGGGGCCTGCTTCTTTTCCGCCTCCCCTCCTTTCTGTTCCTCCCGGCGATTCTGGCATTGAAGCTCCGGTGATCCCGGAATTGGAACGGCAGGTGCAAGAGCTGGATGGTTCTGTCCGGCTGAAGACTCCTTCTTCCGGCGCAAGAGCTGGGTCGAGAACTCACTTCCGTTCTGATTCTGA TGATGGCAGAGCCCTTCTTGTACATGTTGATGGCACCATCTATTTAATGGACACCAAATCAAGGACAATGCACTGGAAACTTTCTACAGGTTCCCCAATTCTATACTCAGAGCAATCTCTTTCAAGTAGTGGTCTTTCAGAATATtttatggattttgatgaagacTGGAACTTTTATGAATATAGCAAGCACACTGGTAAAAGG ATATTTGATTCGACATTTGAAGACTATGTCACCAAAATGGCCAGAAAACCAACAGTAAATAAGTCTGTTGTTACTGTTGGGGCAATAACGACAAATATGTATATTCTTGAAGCTGATAGTGGGATGGTTGTTTATACAGATCAGGTGTCTGGTAGTAAGACCACAGTTGAGGTGCCTTGGGTTGAAGGGAAGTCTGTTTCATACCGAGATGCTAAAACTTCTAACTATATAATCGTGATGAGGACAAATTACTTTCTGAACTCTTCAAATTTTGGGAAATTTTTGTGGAGTTTGAAGAAATCTGATATCACCGCGTACATGACTTTTGAGAGCGCACGGGAGCATGAGCTACCTTCTAATATGGATAATAAGTTAGAGTTGCCACCCATGGACCGAAAAGATATTCCTGTCATCTTGCTTAGCGGTGATGGCAAACTAAAAGGGGCAAGTCATGATAATTATATGCTCCCCTTAGCAGCTCATTTGAAAAGTGACATCACTTTGGATGAAGAACATGGAAAGGAAGCATCTGGTAATCTGCCACTGAGTGTGTGCAATACTGCTGATAGTTGCTCACTGGCACCTGTTGCTGCTCCTGAACAGATTTCTGTGGAGTTGTGTTCCCATCTAAATTGTCATTTGGAAACTGAACGCGTACTGAACTCACCAGATGACAAGCTTGTATCTGTTAGTACTTTAGAAGACTCACCTGAAACTGCAGATGGATCTCTAGGAAACAAGGATATTGCTGAACCAAATACCAACAGAATGATTTTGTGGAGATCTCAATTCCAAAATCCTGTACCAATGCCATATGACAATACAAAgaatttaaaaactttagaaAAATCACGTGAAGGGCTGAATAATGGTTTAGAGGTAAAATATTATGCTGATGAACAAACTTTCTCCATTATATTTTCTGAGGCTAGTTTTGGAGTTATTGCATTGTTATTGATCCCATTAGTATCTTCCTTTACTGCACTGTGTTATTTAAAGCTGAGAGTCTCAGCCAAATATGATAAAAATATGACTGATTTGAGGGGGAGACAGTCTGCAgttccaaagaaaagaaaagctcgaAAGGCTGGAAATGTTAAAAATGGTGTTATTAGTAACAATGACAGGGAAGTTTCATCTGAAAATGATAACTATGAAACTGATAAGTTCACACACATCCAAAACAAGGAGAGATACTCATTTGTAAATCTCAGCAGAGCTGATGATGCTGTTAATGGTCGTTGGGTTGGCAGACTTTTTGTGTCAAATTCTGAAATTGGCAGGGGGAGCAATGGAACTGTTGTTTTTGAAGGGGTTTATGATGGTCGTCCAGTTGCTGTCAAACGCCTTCTGCTTGCGCATCATGATGTGGCCTTTAAGGAGATTCAGAATCTTATAGCTTCTGATAGCCACCCAAATATTGTTCGATGGTATGGAGTAGAGCAAGATCTTGATTTTGTTTATATCTCACTGGAGCGCTGTGCTTGCAGCCTAAGCGATCTAATTCAAGTATACTCAGATTCCTCTCCAACATTGTCCGAGAGTCCAACTTCAAACTCTGTAACCGAGCATAAAGTCCAGTTGAACTATTGGAAAAGTAGTGAAAAGGATATTGAACTGTGGAAGGAAAATGGGCTTCCTTCGTCCCAACTCATAAAACTGATGAG AGATGTTGTTTCTGGTCTCGCACATTTGCATGAACTGGGAATCATACATCGGGATTTAAAACCTCAGAATGTGTTAATAAGCACTGATAGGTCCCTCAATGCAAAACTTTCTGATATGGGTATCAGCAAACGCCTTCTTGAGGACATGTCTTCCTTAAGCCGTCATGCTACTG GGTATGGTAGCTCTGGCTggcaagcacctgagcagcttCTCCATGGGCGTCAGACTCGTGCAGTGGACTTATTCAGTTTGGGgtgcattcttttctattgtattACAAAAGGTAAACATCCATTTGGAAATTATTTTGAAAGAGATtcgaacattatcaacaatCGCATCGACCTCTTTTTGGTGGATCATATACCAGAAGCTGTACATCTTCTTTCTCACCTGTTAGACCCTGACCCAAAATTGAG GCCAAATGCAATAGAAGTACTGGATCACCCTTTCTTCTGGAGTTCTGAAATGCGCCTTTCATTTCTTCGAGACACAAGTGACAGGATTGAATTAGAAGACAGGGAAAATAAATCGGAACTTATGGAAGCTATAGAAAATGCTACATCAGTGGCATTTGGCGGGAAATGGAATGAAAAGTTGGATGCCGCATTTATTACGGATATGGGTCgttatagaaaatataaattTGACTGCATGCGCGACCTGCTAcgagtaataagaaacaagttAAATCATTACAGAGAACTTCCAAAAGAGCTTCAG GAAATACATGCGGAGATAATATGCTGGTCATGCTGA